In a genomic window of Ipomoea triloba cultivar NCNSP0323 chromosome 3, ASM357664v1:
- the LOC116012883 gene encoding uncharacterized protein LOC116012883 has protein sequence MPTSSNENVSAIDRMAQAMERMAEFMMARQTQNQNQGQPRVDYAKAIASRQPPHYAGEKDQVILEEWIRTFDKLLNVVDCPANQRVPSAVYYLTKAADNWWTSEGPDLLQDPEFGWEEFKEELRGQFYTERIRGIKCEEFLRLKQKGATIEEYHDQYVELMCFAQEIVPNEASKARRFVRGLDWDVRRAIAPFMCSTLKEAYDRASDHYQVYLDQQEVYGRNKRKADDKSQKSALGNKRVNQGGCNLISGRGRERINEGNRFTCSRCGRNHPGVNCQGARIKLLHMRSFWAQVL, from the coding sequence ATGCCTACCAGTAGCAACGAGAACGTCTCTGCAATTGATCGTATGGCCCAAGCGATGGAGcgaatggctgagttcatgatggctcgGCAAACCCAGAACCAGAACCAAGGACAACCACGAGTCGATTATGCGAAGGCGATAGCAAGCCGACAACCACCACACTATGCGGGAGAAAAAGATCAGGTTATTTTAGAGGAGTGGATCCGGACGTTTGACAAACTGCTCAATGTAGTGGATTGCCCTGCAAATCAACGAGTACCTTCCGCGGTCTATTATTTAACGAAAgctgcagacaactggtggacaTCAGAAGGACCTGATCTTCTACAAGACCCAgagtttggttgggaagaattcaaggaggAACTGAGGGGACAGTTCTACACCGAGCGTATTAGAGGGATTAAATGCGAGGAATTTCTACGGCTAAAACAGAAGGGAGCAACAATCGAAGAATATCATGACCAGTACGTGGAACTAATGTGTTTCGCTCAGGAGATTGTACCTAATGAAGCAAGTAAGGCACGAAGGTTTGTTCGAGGATTGGACTGGGATGTAAGGAGGGCGATTGcgccattcatgtgctctaccttgAAGGAGGCGTACGATAGAGCCTCGGACCATTACCAGGTGTACCTAGATCAACAAGAAGTTTATGGCCGAAATAAAAGAAAGGCTGATGACAAGTCACAGAAATCCGCACTGGGAAACAAGAGAGTGAACCAAGGTGGCTGCAACCTAATATCAGGAAGAGGAAGGGAAAGAATTAACGAAGGAAACCGTTTTACTTGTTCAAGATGTGGAAGGAATCATCCAGGAGTGAATTGCCAAGGAGCGAGGATTAAGTTGCTTCACATGCGGTCTTTCTGGGCACAAGTCCTTTGA